One Sphingomonas sp. FARSPH DNA segment encodes these proteins:
- a CDS encoding RrF2 family transcriptional regulator, producing the protein MLTQRSRYALRAMLFLADAPPASPPIPMTRIAAEANVPRKFLELILADLRDAGLLHSHRGKMGGYVLARASHLISLGDVIRTIEGPLALVPCVSRTAYRPCKDCKSEADCAIRHAMMRVRDETARILDGTSLADATAEDLAAA; encoded by the coding sequence ATGTTGACCCAGCGTTCCCGCTATGCGCTGCGCGCGATGCTGTTCCTCGCCGACGCGCCGCCCGCCAGCCCGCCGATCCCGATGACGCGCATCGCCGCCGAGGCGAACGTGCCGCGCAAGTTCCTGGAACTGATCCTCGCCGACCTGCGCGACGCCGGCCTGCTGCACAGCCATCGCGGCAAGATGGGCGGCTACGTCCTCGCGCGCGCCAGCCACCTCATCTCGCTCGGCGACGTCATCCGTACGATCGAGGGGCCGCTCGCGCTCGTCCCCTGCGTCAGCCGCACCGCCTATCGCCCGTGCAAGGATTGCAAGAGCGAGGCGGATTGCGCGATCCGCCATGCGATGATGCGCGTGCGCGACGAGACGGCGCGCATCCTCGACGGCACCAGCCTCGCCGACGCGACCGCCGAGGATCTGGCGGCCGCGTAA
- the mscL gene encoding large conductance mechanosensitive channel protein MscL, translating into MLKEFRAFIARGNVLDLAVAVIIGAAFGKIVTALTEDVLMPIIGKIFGGLDFSSYFIQLGPVPATYKGSLTDYAALKKAGVPLLGYGEFVTQLVNFLIVAFIIFLIVRAVNRATGVLERDKADAAAVPAPEAAEIALLREIRDELKARPRV; encoded by the coding sequence ATGCTCAAGGAATTCAGGGCCTTCATCGCGCGCGGCAACGTGCTCGACCTGGCGGTGGCGGTGATCATCGGTGCGGCGTTCGGCAAGATCGTCACCGCGCTGACCGAGGACGTGCTGATGCCGATCATCGGCAAGATCTTCGGCGGGCTCGATTTCTCGAGCTATTTCATCCAGCTGGGGCCCGTGCCGGCGACGTACAAAGGGTCGCTGACCGATTATGCCGCGCTGAAGAAGGCGGGGGTGCCGCTGCTCGGCTACGGCGAATTCGTGACGCAGCTGGTCAATTTCCTGATCGTCGCGTTCATCATCTTCCTGATCGTGCGCGCCGTGAACCGCGCGACCGGCGTCCTCGAACGCGACAAGGCGGATGCCGCCGCGGTGCCTGCACCCGAAGCGGCGGAGATCGCACTGCTGCGCGAGATCCGCGACGAACTGAAGGCGCGACCGCGGGTCTGA